In Candidatus Sulfurimonas marisnigri, a single genomic region encodes these proteins:
- the soxZ gene encoding thiosulfate oxidation carrier complex protein SoxZ produces the protein MGKSQALIKIKPKKYKDGEVVKVSFMVMHPMETGLRKDKKTKQVIPALYINDVKFEYNGKVITTMKVWETLSVNPVFTTYMKINGSGELKVTYTDSSGEVNEKSTKIKPKG, from the coding sequence ATGGGAAAAAGTCAAGCACTAATTAAGATTAAGCCAAAAAAATATAAAGATGGCGAAGTTGTTAAGGTAAGTTTTATGGTTATGCATCCTATGGAAACAGGATTACGTAAAGATAAAAAAACAAAACAAGTTATTCCTGCTCTATATATCAATGATGTAAAGTTTGAGTATAACGGTAAAGTAATCACTACAATGAAAGTATGGGAGACATTATCTGTAAATCCAGTATTTACAACATACATGAAGATTAACGGCAGCGGAGAGCTAAAAGTAACATATACTGACAGCAGCGGCGAAGTAAATGAAAAAAGTACAAAGATAAAGCCAAAAGGATAA
- the soxB gene encoding thiosulfohydrolase SoxB translates to MEISRRDFMHIAAIFGLGAATAGCTSASAKTPAQISLKDIYDFKATGNFSLLHMCDLHAHIKPLYWREPSTLISAPNLVGTPGFLCGEAFAKHYGLEPSSLDAYFDTHMDFDTLAKKFGKMGGIAHIKTVLEHIRAERGAENVLFLDSGDTWQGTGVALKTKGEAIVKAQNYLGVDVMVGHWEFTYGKERVKELIEMLDAKFISQNIVGDDSFSDEYEELIFEPYTIQEKGGAKIGIIGQSFPFTSTANPKEFTQGWSFGLRLETLQEYVNELRKVHKVDCVVVLSHDGFSVDQEVARQVHGIDFILSGHTHDPSPKPITINGTVIVIAGSHGKYIGRLDVDAKDGKVIDYEYKLIPIASNMIPADPAGVKLVDELYAPFASEFNEVLGKTKNTLYKRDTFFSTFDQLINDAIMDEMKCDISFTPGYRWGTTVLAGDDILMDNVYEMCGITYPNVYTFELKGKRIATLLEDIADNVFNANPLYQQGGDMSRLGGITYSIAVANKAGERISKLTVGGKPIDLEKTYIVSSWGGNLQNAGENLQKDKIRAVYDVTRDYIKKQKVVDVSNDGNVTLVDYDCGCPVEGSRSCS, encoded by the coding sequence ATGGAAATTTCTAGAAGAGACTTTATGCATATAGCAGCGATATTTGGTTTAGGTGCAGCAACTGCAGGATGTACTAGTGCATCAGCAAAAACACCAGCTCAAATATCTCTGAAAGATATTTATGATTTTAAGGCAACTGGTAACTTTTCTTTGCTTCATATGTGTGATTTACATGCACATATTAAGCCGTTGTATTGGAGAGAGCCATCTACTTTAATCTCTGCTCCAAACTTAGTTGGAACACCGGGATTTTTATGTGGAGAAGCTTTTGCAAAACATTATGGTTTAGAGCCAAGTTCATTAGACGCATATTTTGATACGCATATGGACTTTGACACTCTGGCTAAAAAGTTTGGAAAGATGGGCGGTATAGCTCATATAAAAACTGTTCTTGAGCATATCAGAGCTGAGAGAGGAGCAGAAAATGTTCTTTTTCTTGACTCAGGAGATACTTGGCAAGGTACAGGCGTTGCATTAAAAACTAAGGGTGAAGCTATTGTAAAAGCGCAAAACTACTTAGGTGTTGATGTAATGGTTGGACACTGGGAATTTACTTACGGTAAAGAGCGTGTTAAAGAGCTTATAGAGATGCTTGATGCTAAGTTTATTTCGCAAAATATAGTCGGTGACGATTCATTTTCGGATGAGTATGAAGAGTTGATATTTGAGCCATATACGATTCAGGAAAAAGGTGGAGCTAAGATTGGTATTATTGGACAATCTTTTCCATTTACATCAACTGCAAACCCTAAAGAGTTTACGCAAGGGTGGAGTTTTGGTCTTAGACTTGAAACACTTCAAGAGTATGTTAACGAGCTTAGAAAAGTGCACAAAGTTGATTGTGTGGTTGTTTTATCACATGACGGATTTAGTGTTGATCAAGAAGTTGCACGTCAGGTTCATGGTATAGACTTTATCTTAAGCGGACATACTCATGACCCTTCTCCTAAGCCTATTACAATTAACGGAACTGTTATTGTAATTGCGGGAAGTCATGGTAAGTATATCGGACGTTTAGACGTTGATGCTAAAGATGGTAAAGTTATTGATTATGAGTATAAACTTATCCCAATAGCATCAAATATGATACCGGCTGATCCAGCAGGTGTTAAGTTGGTAGATGAGCTTTATGCTCCATTTGCTTCAGAGTTTAATGAAGTGCTTGGTAAAACTAAAAATACACTTTATAAAAGAGATACATTTTTCTCAACTTTCGATCAGTTGATAAATGATGCAATTATGGATGAGATGAAGTGTGATATCTCATTTACACCTGGGTATAGATGGGGAACAACTGTTTTAGCCGGTGATGATATTTTAATGGATAATGTATATGAGATGTGTGGAATAACATATCCGAATGTGTATACATTTGAGCTAAAAGGTAAAAGGATTGCTACTCTTTTAGAAGATATTGCAGATAATGTTTTCAATGCAAATCCACTTTACCAACAAGGTGGTGATATGAGCCGTCTTGGCGGTATAACATATAGTATAGCCGTAGCAAACAAAGCTGGAGAGAGAATCTCTAAGCTTACAGTTGGTGGTAAACCAATTGATTTAGAAAAGACTTATATTGTCTCTTCTTGGGGTGGGAATTTACAAAATGCTGGTGAAAATCTTCAAAAAGATAAAATCAGAGCAGTTTACGATGTTACAAGAGATTATATTAAAAAACAAAAAGTTGTTGACGTAAGTAACGACGGTAATGTTACTTTGGTTGATTACGACTGCGGTTGCCCAGTTGAGGGCTCAAGAAGCTGTTCATAA
- a CDS encoding cache domain-containing protein codes for MLKKLVPIFTFVIVVIILLIIYFRDTIKEQKIDYILDKSLLTLESQLKNEKINSLNIAISLSKNEALINALENDDEDLGYEILSDIMNTIKENTNIVIRTQIITTDYNIFSRSWDNTYAGMPLQEYRTDLKYFQTHKTPRTSIEVGRMLSIKTTVPVYKDETLLGFVEIISFFDSITDFFKNMGIDLYVLMDDKYFDISVFMQENVTVDKYILSNRNYNHNNIKMLNNIDFKKLKINRILHRGDKYIFYENMKNGDGESIGMFLFVLDKEYLEYFKEPKDDVSFLINMTRNNLYDIIKEHNYEDALNDNIEIKSLLSLRDIISKEDKKKYLEIVQKKLDKYSKDELIQIILEQKIIKKVDGKIR; via the coding sequence ATGTTAAAAAAATTAGTACCAATATTTACTTTTGTTATTGTTGTCATAATACTACTAATTATCTATTTTAGAGATACGATTAAAGAGCAAAAAATTGACTACATCCTTGATAAATCTCTCCTAACACTAGAATCTCAGCTAAAAAATGAAAAAATAAACTCTTTAAATATCGCAATCTCATTGTCTAAAAATGAGGCTCTTATAAATGCTCTTGAAAATGATGATGAAGATTTAGGCTATGAAATCCTTTCAGATATTATGAATACAATCAAAGAAAATACAAATATAGTAATTAGAACGCAGATAATTACCACAGATTACAATATATTTTCTAGAAGTTGGGATAATACATATGCAGGTATGCCTTTGCAGGAGTATAGAACAGACCTGAAATATTTCCAAACGCACAAGACTCCTCGTACTTCTATAGAAGTGGGGAGAATGTTGAGTATTAAAACAACAGTTCCTGTATATAAAGATGAGACACTCCTTGGGTTTGTAGAAATAATTAGTTTTTTTGATTCAATTACTGATTTTTTTAAAAATATGGGTATTGATTTATATGTATTAATGGATGACAAGTATTTTGATATATCTGTTTTTATGCAAGAGAACGTTACCGTAGACAAGTATATACTTTCAAACAGAAACTACAATCATAACAATATTAAAATGCTCAATAATATAGATTTTAAAAAACTTAAAATAAACCGCATACTGCACAGAGGTGATAAGTATATATTTTATGAAAATATGAAAAATGGCGATGGGGAATCTATTGGTATGTTTCTCTTCGTTTTAGATAAAGAGTATTTAGAATATTTCAAAGAGCCAAAAGATGATGTATCTTTTCTTATAAACATGACTAGAAACAACCTATATGATATTATCAAAGAACATAATTATGAAGATGCTTTGAATGATAATATTGAAATAAAGTCACTTTTGTCATTAAGAGATATTATTTCAAAAGAGGATAAAAAAAAGTATTTGGAGATAGTTCAAAAAAAATTAGATAAATATTCTAAAGATGAACTAATACAAATAATTTTAGAACAAAAAATTATTAAAAAAGTTGACGGGAAAATAAGATGA
- a CDS encoding sensor histidine kinase — protein sequence MNDDGYGLKYAYIYTVLITIILLAPLFFYTVHMKNLYGVQNELHLKNQSYLVVQMMQEHTQDDEYFEYPRFQTFKSGLYDYQQKPIFSLIEKPIKYFLEGYHVDDKDAYLITKLPAGKYFGADYLVIKNRLSYFEVYEKSMFILLSIAILVFALSFLFLNRFAKPFKQVNKKLDNFIKDSIHEINTPLSIINVNIDLYNRKHTPNKYLQRMKAAAKVLSNIYNDMDYLIKYDRLDFEKEPINMAEFLQERIDYFLEVAQMKNITLSSDIQDNISLYMNTKQFQRVIDNNISNAIKYSYEKSTIEVNLFVQDGICFLSFKDYGIGIEDVDKIFNRYYRESNQTGGFGIGLNIVKSIIDKAGIELIIDSTPKKGSTFTYKFPAAIVTLN from the coding sequence TTGAACGATGACGGATACGGACTAAAGTATGCATATATCTATACTGTCTTAATAACAATAATTCTTTTAGCACCACTGTTCTTTTACACTGTTCATATGAAAAATTTGTATGGCGTACAGAACGAACTGCATTTGAAAAATCAATCATATCTTGTTGTGCAGATGATGCAGGAGCATACTCAAGATGATGAATATTTTGAGTATCCGAGATTTCAAACATTTAAGTCGGGTCTTTACGATTATCAGCAAAAACCAATATTCTCTCTAATAGAAAAACCGATAAAATATTTTCTAGAGGGGTACCATGTTGATGATAAAGATGCATATCTTATAACAAAACTACCGGCAGGAAAGTATTTTGGTGCCGATTACTTAGTTATAAAAAACAGATTGTCATATTTTGAAGTTTATGAAAAGTCTATGTTTATTTTACTCTCAATAGCTATATTGGTTTTTGCTCTAAGCTTTCTTTTTTTAAATCGCTTTGCAAAACCTTTTAAGCAGGTAAATAAAAAACTGGATAATTTTATAAAAGACTCTATTCACGAGATCAATACCCCTCTGTCTATAATAAATGTAAATATTGACCTTTATAACAGAAAGCATACCCCTAACAAATATTTGCAAAGAATGAAAGCCGCAGCTAAAGTTCTGTCTAATATTTATAATGACATGGACTACCTTATTAAGTACGACAGATTGGATTTTGAAAAAGAGCCAATTAACATGGCGGAGTTTTTACAAGAGCGGATAGATTACTTCTTAGAAGTTGCTCAAATGAAAAATATTACACTCAGCAGTGATATTCAGGATAATATCTCTTTGTATATGAACACAAAACAGTTTCAAAGGGTGATTGATAACAATATTTCAAATGCAATCAAGTACTCTTATGAGAAAAGTACAATAGAGGTAAACTTATTTGTACAAGATGGTATTTGCTTTTTATCTTTTAAGGATTACGGTATCGGGATAGAGGATGTGGACAAAATATTTAACCGTTACTATCGTGAGAGTAACCAGACTGGCGGCTTTGGTATAGGTTTGAATATTGTCAAATCAATCATAGACAAGGCTGGTATTGAGCTTATTATTGACTCTACACCGAAAAAAGGGAGCACTTTCACATATAAGTTTCCTGCAGCAATTGTTACACTAAATTGA
- the soxY gene encoding thiosulfate oxidation carrier protein SoxY: MQRRDFFKQLGTVAAVTAVAPAMSFAADAKKTKGPNDFSYQQAVEVITGGKPVVVSSKVELKVPEIAENGAVVPVTVTVDSPMTDSDYVKAIHIFATKNGNTRCIDVFLTPDNGKAMFATRIKLGQTQEVAALVELSDGTFLSAAQSVKVTIGGCG, from the coding sequence ATGCAAAGAAGAGACTTTTTTAAACAACTAGGTACGGTTGCAGCTGTTACTGCTGTTGCTCCAGCTATGAGTTTTGCAGCAGATGCTAAAAAAACAAAAGGGCCGAATGATTTTTCATATCAGCAAGCAGTTGAGGTTATAACAGGCGGTAAACCTGTTGTTGTATCTTCAAAAGTTGAGTTAAAAGTTCCAGAGATAGCTGAGAATGGTGCAGTTGTTCCTGTAACAGTAACAGTTGATAGCCCAATGACGGATTCTGATTATGTAAAAGCTATACATATTTTTGCAACTAAAAATGGTAACACTCGTTGTATTGATGTGTTTTTAACTCCTGATAACGGTAAGGCTATGTTTGCAACACGTATTAAACTTGGTCAAACTCAAGAAGTTGCAGCTTTAGTAGAGTTAAGCGATGGAACATTTTTAAGTGCTGCTCAAAGTGTAAAAGTTACTATCGGTGGATGTGGTTGA
- the soxA gene encoding sulfur oxidation c-type cytochrome SoxA — translation MKIATKIVLSVALLSSFSFGGEQFAMSDADRAMYAEMLENNPADIMVESGSELLGEIGGDSAFAKYLGMSEDELPKYIAGFPRYVEKFDMVVGIDQVLQAMMFDAGKKPYKLKSKDMFNMLAYVKSLANDEAINIDVNANKQMKEAFALGQKTFDTKRGGRGLACLSCHSPDVIGSVLRTQPLPDLGAQNAGGTWPAYRMTKSSLRTLQRRFQGCMKNALLAVIPIGSPEMVALEVYITDKAKGKTIAIPGLKR, via the coding sequence ATGAAAATAGCAACTAAAATAGTATTGTCAGTAGCACTTTTATCATCATTCTCTTTTGGTGGTGAACAGTTTGCTATGAGTGATGCTGACCGTGCAATGTATGCAGAGATGTTGGAGAATAATCCAGCAGATATAATGGTTGAAAGTGGTAGTGAATTACTAGGTGAAATTGGTGGAGATTCAGCTTTTGCTAAATACTTAGGTATGAGCGAAGATGAGTTACCAAAATATATAGCTGGCTTTCCCCGTTATGTAGAGAAGTTTGATATGGTTGTTGGAATAGACCAAGTACTTCAAGCTATGATGTTTGATGCAGGAAAAAAACCATATAAGTTAAAAAGCAAAGATATGTTTAATATGCTTGCATATGTAAAATCTTTAGCAAATGATGAAGCAATAAATATAGATGTAAATGCAAATAAACAAATGAAAGAAGCATTCGCTTTGGGTCAAAAAACATTTGATACTAAAAGAGGTGGCAGAGGTTTGGCATGTTTAAGTTGTCACAGTCCAGATGTTATTGGTTCTGTTTTAAGAACTCAGCCACTTCCGGATTTAGGTGCTCAAAATGCAGGTGGTACTTGGCCGGCATACAGAATGACTAAGTCATCTTTAAGAACACTTCAGCGCCGTTTTCAAGGGTGTATGAAAAATGCACTTTTAGCTGTTATTCCAATCGGTTCACCTGAGATGGTTGCACTTGAAGTTTATATTACAGATAAAGCAAAAGGTAAAACTATTGCTATACCTGGTTTAAAAAGATAG
- a CDS encoding response regulator transcription factor, translating to MRILLLEDEYSLRMSIKEFLDDLEYEVDDFSDGLEAYDAIYSKSYDILLLDVNVPTMNGFDLLKSIRKDGNKTPAIFLTSMIDMNDLKEGYKRGCCDYIRKPFDLLELELRINQAYTSHYLDDSEIISLNSDISYDMTKGKLTCKEDEIVLRKAEKDILELLIKHKNSVVSMQMFQDEIWGEYVEPATIRVQVNNLKQKLPESIVQNRRGLGYIIER from the coding sequence ATGAGAATTTTACTGCTGGAAGATGAGTACTCGTTGAGAATGAGTATTAAAGAGTTTTTAGATGATTTAGAGTATGAGGTGGATGACTTCTCTGACGGATTAGAAGCTTACGATGCCATTTATTCCAAGTCATACGATATTCTGCTTTTAGATGTTAATGTTCCAACTATGAACGGATTTGATCTCTTAAAATCTATACGAAAAGATGGTAATAAAACACCTGCAATTTTTTTAACCTCCATGATAGATATGAATGATTTAAAAGAGGGGTATAAAAGAGGCTGTTGTGATTATATTCGTAAACCTTTTGATCTGCTTGAGCTAGAGCTTAGAATAAATCAGGCATATACCAGCCACTATCTTGATGATAGCGAAATTATCTCTTTAAATAGTGATATATCTTATGATATGACAAAAGGTAAGCTTACATGCAAGGAAGATGAGATAGTTCTTAGAAAAGCTGAAAAAGATATTTTAGAGCTTTTGATAAAACATAAGAACTCTGTTGTGTCAATGCAGATGTTTCAGGATGAAATATGGGGAGAGTATGTTGAACCGGCAACAATAAGAGTTCAGGTGAATAACTTAAAGCAAAAACTACCAGAGTCAATAGTGCAAAATCGAAGAGGGTTGGGGTATATAATTGAACGATGA
- a CDS encoding molybdopterin molybdotransferase MoeA encodes MSLLSYETSQNMLDLLEVNSARHENLPLSFSLGRVLAEDIVAEYNDPQFPTASMDGYAVIHADLDCDGISILGSNPAGHAETRVVKSGECIKTFTGSMMPKGADTLIQIENVTVNDGKITIDEKVPLGSSVRPIGEGYKAGDVLIKKGTKIGFAQIGVMAGLNKVMVKVALKPRVAVISTGSEILDLGVNSTNPSQIRSSNNYTLCALFEQAGADVIQLGTVGDDRDSIMKTFENALSCADILVSTGGVSVGDYDFVKDIVPRLGAEVIYKGVAIKPGKHILVAQRADKFVLALPGFAYSSTVTSILYVLPLIAKMLGRDSAYKTVEAKLSEEFNKRSKLTEFTACNVVVEDGEYFVNFKNKKVGSSAILTNLLDSSALMVAGEEDGNLSEGTFVNVILLDSF; translated from the coding sequence ATGAGTCTTTTATCATACGAGACGAGCCAAAATATGTTAGATTTACTTGAGGTTAACTCAGCTAGACATGAAAATTTGCCACTGAGTTTTTCTCTTGGACGAGTTTTGGCAGAAGATATAGTTGCAGAGTATAATGATCCTCAGTTTCCAACAGCTTCAATGGACGGCTACGCTGTTATTCACGCTGATTTAGATTGTGATGGTATAAGCATACTAGGGAGTAACCCTGCAGGACATGCTGAGACAAGAGTTGTAAAGAGTGGAGAGTGCATCAAGACTTTTACAGGTTCTATGATGCCTAAAGGTGCAGATACACTTATTCAAATTGAGAATGTAACTGTAAATGATGGCAAAATTACAATAGATGAAAAAGTCCCTCTTGGCTCATCTGTTCGACCGATTGGCGAAGGGTATAAAGCCGGAGATGTACTTATTAAAAAAGGTACAAAGATTGGTTTTGCTCAGATTGGTGTTATGGCAGGACTCAATAAAGTAATGGTTAAAGTTGCACTCAAGCCCAGAGTAGCAGTAATATCTACAGGGAGTGAAATCTTAGACCTTGGCGTAAACAGCACTAATCCATCACAAATAAGAAGCTCAAACAACTATACTTTGTGTGCTCTTTTTGAACAGGCGGGAGCAGATGTTATCCAGCTTGGAACTGTTGGTGATGATAGAGATTCAATTATGAAAACATTTGAAAATGCCCTCTCGTGTGCTGATATATTGGTGAGTACAGGCGGAGTGAGTGTTGGAGACTATGATTTTGTTAAAGATATAGTGCCTCGCCTTGGTGCAGAAGTAATCTACAAGGGTGTAGCTATTAAACCGGGTAAGCATATCCTAGTGGCGCAAAGAGCAGACAAATTTGTTTTAGCACTTCCAGGTTTTGCATACTCTTCAACCGTAACATCAATTCTTTATGTACTTCCGCTAATAGCTAAAATGCTTGGACGTGACTCTGCTTATAAAACTGTAGAGGCAAAACTTAGTGAAGAGTTCAACAAAAGAAGCAAACTTACAGAGTTTACCGCCTGTAATGTAGTGGTAGAAGATGGTGAGTATTTTGTAAATTTTAAAAATAAGAAGGTTGGAAGTTCTGCGATACTTACTAACTTGTTAGATTCAAGTGCTTTAATGGTTGCAGGTGAAGAAGATGGTAATTTGTCAGAAGGTACTTTTGTAAATGTAATTTTACTGGATAGTTTTTAG
- the soxX gene encoding sulfur oxidation c-type cytochrome SoxX, translating to MKKTIMVSLLVGASLLATDYSSVIESPNASKIIDKDLLAPATVYTMPAGCISTDKDAIARGAFIFHNLNGGKVKGDAPAGLSKKDEKGNNKQYGNCVACHNIEDAVGAGNIGPDLSNYNAMFMATNVRDNQFVYQKIADPRVDNAQTHMTVNLTTKLFNEREICDITSYIVSPK from the coding sequence ATGAAGAAAACAATTATGGTGTCATTACTAGTTGGAGCTTCACTATTAGCTACTGATTACAGCAGTGTAATAGAGAGTCCAAACGCGAGTAAAATAATAGATAAAGATCTACTGGCGCCAGCAACAGTTTACACAATGCCTGCTGGATGTATATCAACCGACAAAGATGCTATTGCTAGAGGTGCTTTTATATTCCATAATCTAAATGGTGGAAAAGTTAAAGGGGATGCTCCTGCAGGTCTAAGTAAAAAAGATGAAAAAGGCAACAATAAGCAGTATGGTAACTGTGTAGCATGTCACAATATAGAAGACGCAGTAGGTGCTGGAAATATCGGTCCTGATTTAAGTAACTACAACGCTATGTTTATGGCAACAAATGTTAGAGACAACCAGTTTGTATATCAAAAGATTGCAGACCCTAGAGTTGACAATGCACAAACACACATGACAGTTAATTTAACTACTAAGTTATTCAACGAAAGAGAAATATGTGATATTACTTCATATATCGTATCTCCAAAATAA
- a CDS encoding DsrE family protein, giving the protein MKKFIIIVTIFLGLLRADEDIYKLVLDVTTSDIGKFKQSVISGVAKNKAYYEGKFKELEVVAVIHGGAYKFFLKDVASSKYKEDKELIKEQKELAIRVKSLSETYNVKFLICKSGMDKHLIKKEDMYDFVELIPNAMIGLIDTQNNGSAYVPVK; this is encoded by the coding sequence ATGAAAAAATTTATTATTATAGTTACCATTTTTTTAGGTTTACTCAGAGCTGATGAAGATATATATAAGCTGGTTCTTGATGTAACTACCTCTGACATAGGAAAGTTTAAGCAGAGTGTCATAAGTGGTGTAGCGAAAAATAAAGCATACTATGAGGGTAAGTTTAAAGAGCTCGAAGTAGTAGCGGTTATCCATGGCGGCGCTTATAAATTCTTTTTAAAAGATGTAGCCTCTTCTAAATACAAAGAGGACAAAGAACTTATAAAAGAGCAAAAAGAGCTTGCCATAAGGGTTAAATCTCTTAGTGAGACATACAACGTAAAATTCTTAATCTGTAAATCTGGTATGGATAAGCACTTAATAAAAAAAGAAGATATGTATGATTTTGTGGAGCTTATACCAAATGCTATGATAGGACTGATTGATACCCAAAACAACGGTTCTGCTTATGTTCCAGTCAAGTAA
- a CDS encoding molybdopterin synthase catalytic subunit, producing the protein MLYLYDGPLDVPTILKEWYEQEATSNYGAYIPFVGTVRSEDDIDGLSFDLYEPILNSWFKAWQEKAEAKGAIIKMAHSKGDVMLHESSYIAAVFSPKRRVALEFIDEFVEDFKASAPIWKYDLKGGERIYALDRSTAINGSGLLA; encoded by the coding sequence GTGTTATATTTATATGACGGACCTTTAGATGTACCAACAATTTTAAAAGAGTGGTATGAACAAGAGGCTACAAGTAATTACGGAGCGTACATCCCTTTTGTTGGAACCGTTAGAAGCGAAGATGATATTGACGGATTAAGTTTTGATTTGTATGAACCTATTTTAAACTCTTGGTTCAAAGCTTGGCAAGAAAAAGCAGAGGCTAAAGGGGCTATTATAAAAATGGCTCACTCTAAGGGAGACGTAATGCTCCATGAATCATCTTACATAGCGGCAGTTTTCTCGCCAAAGCGCAGAGTCGCTTTGGAGTTTATAGATGAGTTTGTAGAGGATTTTAAAGCGTCTGCCCCTATATGGAAATATGACCTAAAAGGCGGAGAGAGAATATATGCTCTTGATCGCTCAACTGCTATAAATGGTAGCGGTTTATTAGCTTAA
- a CDS encoding MoaD/ThiS family protein, translated as MVRVEFLGPIQKEPLELEITNLSELAKILQDDKEMQKWLENSAVAVNDTLVSSRDFTLKDGDKVSLLPPVCGG; from the coding sequence TTGGTAAGAGTAGAATTTTTAGGACCAATACAAAAAGAGCCTTTAGAGCTAGAGATAACAAATTTAAGCGAATTAGCAAAAATACTTCAAGACGATAAAGAGATGCAAAAGTGGTTGGAAAATTCAGCTGTAGCTGTAAATGACACACTAGTAAGCTCTCGTGACTTTACACTAAAAGATGGCGATAAAGTTTCACTGCTTCCACCAGTCTGCGGAGGTTGA